The DNA region ACAAGTACGCGGTTTGAAAGTGCGTCGCCAACATCCCGAGCCTCCCTACATCCTCGACTTCGCCTGCCATGTCAAAAAGTTCGCCGTTGAAATCGACGGTGTGTACCACGACGACCAACAACGAGAAAGGTATGTGATCAAAAGAGGATGCGACATCATCCGTTTTACGAACGAAGAAGTGCTCGGCGAGGTTGAATCGGCGAGGTTGAATCGGCGAGGTTGAATCGGCGGCAATCGTCATCGCCAAACATTCTGGATTGAAATACGAATTCAAGAAACGTCAGGGCGGAATCTCGAGCGTGTTAGATTGCCAACGGATTCATACGGATCAAGAACAGCGAAAG from Novipirellula artificiosorum includes:
- a CDS encoding endonuclease domain-containing protein is translated as MSTHTRTKHDQTKPIEDARELRKRQTESKVSFWSVPHAKQVRGLKVRRQHPEPPYILDFACHVKKFAVEIDGVYHDDQQRERYVIKRGCDIIRFTNEEVLGEVESARLNRRG